The Thermococcus eurythermalis genomic sequence GGGTGTTACAGTTGGTACTAGGTGCAAGGTCTAATAAAAAACTTTGTTGAACCTCTATTTTATTATATTGTCTGGGTGTTGTCTCTAACTCTAAAGGTTTCAGTTTTGACCTTTGGACATTTTATTTTTAAACTATTGAGCATTACTAAACAGTTTTTTAAACTATTTACTTTGTGTTTTATTTTGTAAGATTTTCAATTGATTTTGAATTGGATTGGATAGTTTATGTAACTAAAATATGCAAAAACATTTAAAAATAGCACATTCTTTCCAAAATTTTGAGAAGGGGGGTGTATTGAATGGGTATCGCGAAGATAGTAATGAGTCAAAAGGCGAGTGTGCTAATAGAACATACTTCCGAGGACATAGTTGGGTATGTGTTGGTTAAGCTTCTTAGAGATGTCTTTGAATGCTGCGGAGATTCCCAAATAGACTTAGTCGTGACTGACTTCTTTGACGCCTTTTCAGTGTATCTCTACCACGCGGAGCTTTTGGGTATGGATACCGACTTTATCAGCAACATCTCGGTAATCAAAGTTGGGGGTAAGATAAACGTTGGAAACGTCCTTCAAACAGTGCCTATCTCCCCATATCCCGTTTACAAGGTTCGCTACGAGGAAGCGCTGTCTAGGATATTGAGGAGCGATGACAATAACAGAGTCAAACTCAACATACAAGTAGGTATTGACATGATTATGAACCTCTTCGACAAAAAGGAGCTGATTGAGCAGATACACGACATAGGCAGACAAATAATACAGAACAAAGATGTTATCAACGTGGTCTTTATTAACTCCGAATCAGTGGGACAGGC encodes the following:
- a CDS encoding DUF257 family protein, producing the protein MGIAKIVMSQKASVLIEHTSEDIVGYVLVKLLRDVFECCGDSQIDLVVTDFFDAFSVYLYHAELLGMDTDFISNISVIKVGGKINVGNVLQTVPISPYPVYKVRYEEALSRILRSDDNNRVKLNIQVGIDMIMNLFDKKELIEQIHDIGRQIIQNKDVINVVFINSESVGQASFEALPLLRLMFPIVLQLERGGEGFVVKKSVFPELRGIKGEV